The region CTAAACTGTGATTGAATTGTAGGCTACTGTGCTTAAACTGCTGTGTCTGGGATAGACGAGAGGGCATTTCGCACACCAAGATGGGAATTTTTCTACAATCACTTGAAGTCACCGTGACCTCGTTACTAAATTCGAAATACAACGCTAgctttcaagtaaaaatttgcTAGTTTTCCACAGGAATAGTTACTGAAACACGAGTACTTTACATATATCTTCAATAACAGAAtgtgaaatcaataaaaaatatttttcaaaacatacaCTAAAAACAAGAGCATCCGCAAAAAGGTGCCCCATATGTGTTGCGCGACACTTGAAAAGCATCATAATCCCggttactctctctctctctcctttttttttttgagactCTGAGGCCTTGATTGCATCCAGCATGCCTCAAAATAGTATGATCATACATCAATTCAACATCGTAGCCCAAGGATTCAACAGCTCATAGTCTTGTCGGCTGGACACGTGCCCAAGTCCCGTGAGAAAACGACATAGTCTTGGAGGTGTCTTTGTAAAAATAGTGTAAAAGGGAGTGGACATAGAAAACGACATGGGCTGCCTTAACCTtgcctcaactttttttttttttttttttaatcttcttcaTGAAAATTTTGATGGGTGCCTTCCATAAACCCACCAATGGAATAAAAAGAGAGATGAAACAATTGGTATTTGAGAAAGGAATTCATGTCATTCTGCGTATAAAGTCAATACTCAAGAGTGGCAAAATCTTGATAAAGCACCATGACTGGATGATGGATTTATGCCGCATGATTTAGTACTTTTTCTTAGATGTGAGAAATGCTTAATTTTTGTCTTTTCCCTTTCACAAGAGCGAGATTTATATACCTGTCTGAATTGTATatccacttcttcttcttttttaacaaaacgACTAGAAGTTAGTGTTGTCAGTGTTAAAAGGATGGAAGAATAATTTagtcacaataaaaataaataaattgcttATTATTATAGGATATAAACAATTTCAATTCCCAATATAATAAGAATTGAAACCATGATAAGTATCAAGAGAGCACTTTTATTGACGTTCTATTTAGTTATCTCATAAAATTATCTCATGTGAAAGACGGAATGTTTTCTGCCAAATATGCTTAGGATATCTAGAAACCAAAACATACAATGTAGATAGATGTCTAATGCGTTTATATTTTGGAGTTTAACGATTACAGGTACAGGTAATctactttccttcttttttatcaaaaagaaaCAGCAAAATTGTATGAAGGGGTTTGTTGTATCTGTAGCAGTGCCAAAGTGCATCTGTGCAGAAGAATTGAAGTGAAAAAGAGTGTTAGACTGTTAACTCACTGCTTTACTCAATCTGTTGTTGCATTCACTTCCCTACACAATTATGCCTGCAGCCTGCAGGAACCTAGTGGTTTCTTTCATCACTCGTTTTCTTTTCCTCCCTGCCTGGGTACAGTCTGTGGAAAGAAAACGTAAAGGTAACGCCTCCATATCAGTCTATGTATCTATTTCTATTGCATTCCAGTGTCATTGTCCCTTGGCTCCTTGAAAAACCACAACTCACCTCCTTTTCAATCTCCCCtgtctccctccctccctctctagCTATACCTCTTTTAAGTTCCTTTTTTGAACACACTCGCTAGTTCTTGACAAGCTAAGAAGACAAATCTTTTGAGCTCTTGCAGTTATTTCCATTTAAAGAGTAGCACTTCATCAAAAGCCATGGAAGAAAGAGGCAAAGCAGTGGAGATGCACAACAATGACTTGTTTGATCAAGATTACTGTACTTCATCAGATCTTCCATGCAAGAAACACCCATCATCGTCTTCAGTTGGTATATGTGCTTATTGTCTTAAAGACCGTTTGGTCAATCTAGTGTGTTCAGATTGTGGAGAACAAAGACTCTCTTCTTGCTCTTGCTCGGAGATCTCTTCCAATCGTAATTCATGCACTGTCGAGGTAGGCAGTGTTGGTCGCATTTCATTTTtgatagaaaatgaaaatcagAAAAATGATCAAGTTTTACATTCTAATAGTAGTGCTGCTAATCCTAAAAGTTCTAGCGGAGATCAGAAAGGAGATGAACTTAATTTCTTGGTCAAGAGGAACAGTAGTAGCTGCGTTGAGATCAAGCGGAAAAATGGGTTTTGGGGGATTGGGAGGCTGTTCAGTAAGAAAAGAGGAAAGGGTTGTGATAGGAGCAGTGTCGGGGGTCTCGAAGAGAAAAGTGATTTGTGGGTTGTTGATTACATGGGTGTGTCTAGGTGCAGGTCTCTTTGCAGTTTCAGAGGTGGTGGTTTTTTTGGCTCAGAAGATGGTACCTTTTCAGGTGCCAGGAGTTCCATTTCAGGTGCCAGGAGTTCTATTTCAGCTGCCAGGAATTCGGGTGTCAATGGTGGTCTACTTTTTGATTCTGATAGAAAAAGTGGATTCAGTGAAGCAGAGCCAAGAAAAAGTGGCTTTGATGGTGAAAAGAGAGATACTACCAGTACTGCTTTAGAGTCTGAAAGGCTTGATTCTGGTCACGACGGAGCTAATACTAGACGTGTGTTTTCCCTCAAAGAGGGCAATTTTACTACCGTGGATGATTCAGGCTTCATTGACTTGAAGTTTGATTTCCCACCAGAGTCTAAAGCAGATTTATCTGCCGTAAAAATGGTCTCTTCGTCGGACTCAAACTCTGCTTTTGGGAGCATGAGAGGCGGTGACGTTGTGGCACAGGATCAATATGGAGGGCCTTTTGGGAGTCTAATGGG is a window of Populus nigra chromosome 10, ddPopNigr1.1, whole genome shotgun sequence DNA encoding:
- the LOC133705102 gene encoding uncharacterized protein LOC133705102 — protein: MEERGKAVEMHNNDLFDQDYCTSSDLPCKKHPSSSSVGICAYCLKDRLVNLVCSDCGEQRLSSCSCSEISSNRNSCTVEVGSVGRISFLIENENQKNDQVLHSNSSAANPKSSSGDQKGDELNFLVKRNSSSCVEIKRKNGFWGIGRLFSKKRGKGCDRSSVGGLEEKSDLWVVDYMGVSRCRSLCSFRGGGFFGSEDGTFSGARSSISGARSSISAARNSGVNGGLLFDSDRKSGFSEAEPRKSGFDGEKRDTTSTALESERLDSGHDGANTRRVFSLKEGNFTTVDDSGFIDLKFDFPPESKADLSAVKMVSSSDSNSAFGSMRGGDVVAQDQYGGPFGSLMGDGPCSNGSSCRITVSDRGIKRSRKSFKSWRWIFRQHPSSNKKD